In a single window of the Dreissena polymorpha isolate Duluth1 chromosome 3, UMN_Dpol_1.0, whole genome shotgun sequence genome:
- the LOC127872296 gene encoding complement C1q tumor necrosis factor-related protein 3-like, translating into MNYTGNMSKVRDNPTKQSSTINHLNKRIENGQKIKGYDSNSHTTRARHAGTDLVAVFAALTTNAEHLGKGQNLKFDHVITNEGSAYNQHLGAFAAPVSGFYVIMSTLLSQPGHSGHFQVVRNGNAVCYMYFDGVGGNFDTSAGSFVLRLNKGDVISIQNADPGEAVWGGYYSYFSGFLLKEVDPEILVVG; encoded by the exons ATGAACTATACTGGCAACATGTCAAAGGTTCGTGACAATCCAACAAAACAATCGTCGACAATCAACCATCTCAACAAACGCATCGAAAATGGACAAAAGATAAAAG GTTATGATTCGAACAGTCACACAACTAGAGCGCGCCATGCAGGGACTGATTTGGTTGCAGTCTTTGCCGCGCTGACCACCAACGCAGAACATCTTGGCAAAGGCCAAAACCTGAAGTTTGATCATGTTATCACCAACGAAGGCTCGGCATATAATCAGCACTTGGGAGCTTTCGCTGCCCCAGTGTCCGGCTTCTACGTTATCATGTCCACACTTCTATCACAACCTGGACACAGCGGGCATTTCCAAGTGGTTCGCAATGGAAATGCTGTTTGTTATATGTACTTTGACGGAGTTGGTGGAAATTTCGATACAAGCGCAGGTAGCTTTGTATTGCGTCTCAACAAGGGTGATGTGATTTCCATACAAAATGCGGATCCTGGAGAGGCAGTCTGGGGAGGTTACTACTCATACTTTTCTGGGTTTCTTCTGAAAGAGGTGGACCCAGAAATTTTAGTTGTTGGATAA